In a genomic window of Rhabdothermincola sediminis:
- a CDS encoding polysaccharide deacetylase family protein, which produces MSSFARQVLKGTAATVDVLRPRAPGVVVLIYHCVGGGRASSVDLPVDLFEEQAAFLAEQASVLDLDTALEVLAGRHPMPAGAVVLTFDDGTADLVEHALPILVRYRLPATVYLATGFVDGPRTIWGDGGALSWAGVREMVSTGLVTLGSHTHSHVLLDRLPAGEVASELDRSVELIGEHTGVQVAHFAYPKALEPSPDADAQVRARFRSAALAGTKANVPGLTDPHRLARSPVQVSDGMRWFARKARGGMGFEDTARRVLNRRRYAGATR; this is translated from the coding sequence ATGTCGTCGTTCGCTCGCCAGGTCCTGAAGGGCACCGCCGCCACGGTGGACGTCCTCCGACCTCGCGCGCCGGGCGTGGTGGTGCTCATCTACCACTGCGTCGGTGGTGGCCGGGCGAGCTCGGTGGACCTGCCCGTCGACCTGTTCGAGGAGCAGGCCGCGTTCCTGGCCGAGCAGGCGAGCGTCCTCGACCTGGACACCGCGCTCGAGGTGCTCGCCGGCCGCCACCCCATGCCCGCCGGCGCGGTGGTGCTGACCTTCGACGACGGCACGGCTGACCTGGTCGAGCACGCGCTGCCCATACTCGTGCGGTACCGCCTGCCGGCGACCGTGTACCTGGCCACGGGGTTCGTGGACGGGCCCCGCACGATCTGGGGTGACGGGGGCGCGCTGTCCTGGGCTGGGGTGCGCGAGATGGTGTCCACCGGCCTGGTCACGCTCGGCTCCCACACCCACTCGCACGTGTTGCTCGATCGCCTCCCCGCCGGTGAGGTGGCCAGCGAGCTGGACCGTTCGGTCGAGCTGATCGGCGAGCACACCGGGGTGCAGGTGGCGCACTTCGCCTACCCGAAGGCGCTGGAGCCGTCACCTGACGCGGACGCGCAGGTGCGGGCCCGGTTCCGCTCCGCGGCCCTGGCCGGCACGAAGGCCAACGTGCCGGGGCTCACCGATCCCCACCGCCTGGCCCGCTCGCCCGTGCAGGTGTCCGACGGTATGCGCTGGTTCGCCCGCAAGGCGCGGGGCGGGATGGGCTTCGAGGACACGGCCCGCCGGGTGCTGAACCGGCGGCGCTACGCGGGGGCGACGAGGTGA
- a CDS encoding glycosyltransferase family 4 protein, producing the protein MAARSLRILQVVTDTDRRGAQVFATDLERALRQRGHEVRTVALAPGHNAQRLPVGVLGDERLGRRTLAALRRQMSSAEVVVAHGSSTLPACAIAGAGIRTPFVYRQISDSRFWAPTRLRRLRVRALMSRAARVVALADHTRRELIEWIGLPADRITVVPNGVPEDAFPLRDEAAAPAARAALGVPEGPTALFIAALVPEKGADLAIDALATVPDAHLIVAGDGPDRAALEQRAAAVAPGRVTFTGSLPRALDAYAAADLVVFPSRGGDSMPAALIEAGLCGLPAVTTPVGAITDIVIDGETGVVVPIGDRQALAATMRDLLTDPTRRRALGRAARHHCLEQFGITVVAQRWERVLLEVAGAGPAPSRPRARVA; encoded by the coding sequence ATGGCTGCCCGCTCCCTGCGGATCCTCCAGGTGGTGACCGACACCGACCGCCGGGGGGCTCAGGTCTTCGCCACCGACCTCGAGCGCGCTCTGCGCCAGCGAGGCCATGAGGTACGAACCGTCGCCCTGGCCCCGGGACACAACGCCCAGCGCCTCCCGGTCGGGGTGCTCGGCGACGAGCGGCTCGGTCGCCGGACACTCGCCGCGCTGCGCCGGCAGATGAGCTCGGCCGAGGTGGTCGTGGCTCACGGCTCGTCCACGCTGCCGGCCTGCGCGATAGCAGGGGCCGGCATTCGCACCCCGTTCGTGTACCGCCAGATCAGCGACTCGCGGTTCTGGGCGCCGACCCGGCTGCGACGCCTCCGGGTCCGGGCCCTCATGAGTCGGGCGGCGCGGGTGGTGGCGCTCGCCGACCACACCCGCCGGGAGCTCATCGAGTGGATCGGGCTCCCGGCGGACCGGATCACCGTCGTGCCCAACGGGGTGCCCGAGGACGCCTTCCCGCTGCGGGACGAAGCGGCCGCGCCAGCTGCCAGGGCCGCGCTCGGGGTCCCGGAGGGCCCCACCGCGCTGTTCATCGCCGCCTTGGTGCCCGAGAAGGGCGCCGACCTGGCGATCGACGCCCTGGCCACCGTCCCGGACGCCCATCTGATCGTGGCCGGCGACGGCCCCGACCGGGCGGCGCTGGAGCAGCGGGCCGCGGCGGTGGCTCCCGGCCGGGTCACGTTCACCGGATCGTTGCCCCGCGCCCTCGACGCCTACGCAGCCGCCGATCTGGTGGTGTTTCCCAGCCGGGGCGGTGACAGCATGCCCGCCGCCCTCATCGAGGCCGGGCTCTGCGGCCTGCCAGCGGTCACCACGCCCGTCGGCGCCATCACCGACATCGTCATCGATGGCGAGACGGGCGTCGTGGTGCCCATCGGTGACCGCCAGGCGTTGGCGGCGACGATGCGCGACCTGCTGACCGACCCCACCCGCCGGCGAGCCCTCGGCCGGGCGGCGAGACACCACTGCCTCGAGCAGTTCGGGATCACGGTGGTGGCGCAACGATGGGAGCGGGTGCTCCTCGAAGTCGCCGGAGCCGGCCCCGCGCCCTCCCGGCCCCGGGCGCGCGTCGCATAG